A stretch of the Tachyglossus aculeatus isolate mTacAcu1 chromosome 6, mTacAcu1.pri, whole genome shotgun sequence genome encodes the following:
- the MSN gene encoding moesin → MPKTISVRVTTMDAELEFAIQPNTTGKQLFDQVVKTIGLREVWFFGLQYQDTKGFSTWLKLNKKVTAQDVRKESPLLFKFRAKFYPEDVSEELIQDITQRLFFLQVKEGILSDDIYCPPETAVLLASYAVQSKYGDFSKDVHKAGYLAGDKLLPQRVLEQHKLNKDQWEERIQVWHEEHRGMLREDAVLEYLKIAQDLEMYGVNYFSIKNKKGSELWLGVDALGLNIYEQNDRLTPKIGFPWSEIRNISFNDKKFVIKPIDKKAPDFVFYAPRLRINKRILALCMGNHELYMRRRKPDTIEVQQMKAQAREEKHQKQMERALLENEKKKRELAEKEKEKIEREKEELMERLRQIEEQTKKAQLELEEQTRRALELEQERKRAQDEAEKLARERQEAEEAKEALLRASRDQKKTQEQLASEMAELTSRISQLEAARQKKESEAEQWQQKAQMVQADLEKTREELKSATSTPHVTESENEHDDEQDENAAEASAELRAHATAKDRSEEDRTTEAEKNERVQKHLKALTSELANARDETKKTANDMIHAENMRLGRDKYKTLRQIRQGNTKQRIDEFESM, encoded by the exons ATCAGCGTCCGAGTGACCACCATGGATGCGGAACTGGAGTTCGCCATCCAGCCCAACACCACCGGGAAGCAGCTGTTCGACCAG GTTGTGAAGACCATCGGCCTGAGAGAGGTGTGGTTCTTCGGCCTGCAGTACCAGGACACCAAGGGCTTCTCCACTTGGCTGAAGCTGAACAAGAAG GTGACCGCCCAGGACGTGCGGAAGGAGAGCCCCCTGCTCTTCAAGTTTCGGGCCAAGTTCTACCCCGAGGATGTGTCCGAGGAGCTGATCCAGGACATCACCCAGCGCCTGTTCTTCCTGCAAGTGAAGGAGGGCATCCTCAGCGATGACATCTACTGCCCACCCGAAACTGCCGTGCTGCTGGCCTCCTACGCCGTGCAGTCCAAATACGGGGACTTCAGCAAAGACGTGCACAAGGCTGGCTATCTGGCTGGAGACAAGCTCCTCCCGCAGAG GGTCCTGGAGCAGCACAAGCTGAACAAGGACCAGTGGGAGGAAAGGATCCAAGTGTGGCATGAGGAGCACCGCGGCATGCTCAG GGAAGACGCTGTCTTGGAATACCTGAAGATCGCTCAGGACCTGGAGATGTATGGTGTCAACTACTTCAGCATCAAGAACAAGAAAGGCTCTGAGCTGTGGCTTGGGGTGGACGCCTTGGGCCTGAACATCTATGAGCAGAATGACCG GCTGACCCCCAAGATCGGGTTTCCCTGGAGTGAGATCCGGAACATCTCCTTCAACGACAAGAAGTTCGTCATCAAGCCCATTGACAAGAAAGCACCA GACTTTGTGTTCTACGCCCCGCGGCTGAGAATCAACAAGCGCATCTTGGCGCTGTGCATGGGCAACCACGAGCTGTACATGCGGCGACGCAAGCCGGACACCATCGAGGTGCAGCAGATGAAGGCCCAGGCCCGAGAGGAGAAGCACCAGAAGCAGATGGAGAG ggccCTGCTGGAGAATGAGAAGAAGAAGCGGGAACTggcggagaaggagaaggagaagatcgAGCGGGAGAAGGAGGAGCTGATGGAACGCCTCAGGCAGATTGAAGAGCAAACCAAGAAGGCTCAGCTCG AGCTGGAGGAGCAGACCCGCCGGGCCCTGGAGCTCGAGCAGGAGAGGAAGCGCGCTCAGGACGAGGCGGAGAAGCTGGCCAGGGAGCgccaggaggcggaggaggccaaGGAAGCTTTGCTCCGAGCCTCTCGGGACCAGAAGAAGACGCAGGAGCAGCTG GCCTCCGAGATGGCAGAGCTGACGTCACGCATCTCCCAGCTGGAGGCGGCTCGGCAGAAGAAAGAGAGCGAGGCTGAGCAGTGGCAGCAGAAG GCCCAGATGGTGCAGGCGGACCTGGAGAAGACACGGGAGGAGCTGAAGAGCGCCACGAGCACGCCGCACGTGACAGAGTCCGAGAACGAGCATGACGACGAGCAGGACGAGAACGCGGCCGAGGCCAGCGCCGAGCTGCGGGCCCACGCCACCGCCAAGGACCGCAGCGAGGAGGACCGCACCACCGAGGCTGAGAAGAACGAGCGCGTCCAGAAGCACCTCAAG GCGCTGACGTCGGAGCTGGCCAATGCCCGGGACGAGACGAAGAAGACGGCCAACGACATGATCCACGCGGAGAACATGCGGCTCGGGCGCGACAAATATAAGACGCTGCGCCAGATCCGCCAGGGCAACACCAAGCAGCGCATCGACGAGTTCGAATCCATGTAA